One genomic segment of Bradyrhizobium prioriisuperbiae includes these proteins:
- a CDS encoding hemolysin family protein, which translates to MLALELGIVVVLIVVNGLLAMSELAVVSSRPARLAALVEKGVTGSRRALALASDPGKFLSTVQIGITLVGVLSGAFSGATLGQRLTALLVEAGLRQGVADAVGVGIVVSVITYASLIVGELVPKQIALRDPEAMAVRVAPAMTVVARISSPLVWLLDASGDAVLWLLGQRGEVSDKVSEDEIRTLIVEAENAGVLEPGEKEMIAGVMRLGDRPVGAVMTPRREVSMVDLSGDIGSVRSAFVASPHSRLVAHENNRDHPIGILHAKDLLDAFVAGSAIDVRALVKEAPAIPESVDARDVVAILKTSAVHMGLVFDEYGTFQGVVTSADILESIVGEFKNGDGPDELAWVQRDDGSYLLSGWMPVDDMADLLSVILPEGRDYQTVAGFALQHFETLPNVGQNFTRDGWRIEVVDMDGRRIDKLLAAREVAG; encoded by the coding sequence ATGTTGGCGTTGGAACTCGGGATCGTCGTGGTCCTGATCGTGGTGAATGGCTTGCTCGCGATGTCGGAGCTGGCCGTGGTGTCGTCCCGGCCGGCACGGCTGGCGGCGCTGGTTGAAAAAGGCGTCACCGGCTCGCGGCGTGCGCTGGCGCTGGCATCGGACCCCGGAAAATTCCTCTCCACGGTGCAGATCGGAATCACGCTGGTCGGCGTGCTGTCGGGCGCGTTCTCCGGCGCCACGCTGGGGCAGCGACTGACCGCGCTTTTGGTCGAGGCGGGCCTGCGCCAGGGCGTGGCCGATGCGGTCGGCGTCGGTATCGTGGTCAGCGTCATCACCTATGCTTCACTGATCGTCGGCGAACTGGTGCCGAAACAGATCGCGCTGCGCGATCCGGAAGCGATGGCGGTGCGCGTCGCGCCGGCCATGACCGTTGTCGCCAGAATCAGTTCACCACTGGTGTGGCTGCTCGATGCCTCGGGCGACGCGGTGCTGTGGCTGCTCGGCCAGCGCGGCGAGGTCTCCGACAAGGTGTCGGAGGACGAGATCCGCACGCTGATTGTCGAAGCCGAGAATGCCGGCGTGCTGGAGCCCGGCGAAAAGGAGATGATTGCGGGCGTGATGCGGCTTGGCGACCGTCCGGTCGGCGCGGTGATGACCCCGCGGCGCGAGGTCAGCATGGTCGATCTGTCCGGCGACATCGGCAGCGTTCGCTCTGCGTTCGTGGCGAGTCCGCATTCCCGCCTTGTCGCCCACGAGAACAATCGCGATCACCCAATCGGCATCCTGCACGCCAAAGACCTGCTCGATGCTTTTGTCGCAGGCAGCGCCATCGATGTTCGCGCGCTGGTCAAGGAGGCGCCGGCAATTCCGGAGTCGGTCGACGCGCGCGACGTAGTGGCGATCCTGAAGACGTCCGCCGTCCATATGGGTCTGGTGTTCGACGAATACGGCACTTTCCAGGGCGTGGTGACCAGCGCCGACATTCTCGAGTCCATCGTTGGCGAGTTCAAAAACGGCGACGGCCCGGACGAGCTGGCCTGGGTGCAACGCGACGACGGCAGCTATCTGTTGTCCGGCTGGATGCCGGTGGACGACATGGCCGACTTGCTGTCAGTCATCCTGCCGGAGGGCCGCGATTACCAGACGGTGGCTGGCTTCGCTCTCCAGCATTTCGAAACCCTGCCGAACGTCGGTCAAAACTTCACACGCGACGGCTGGCGTATCGAAGTGGTTGATATGGACGGCCGCCGTATCGACAAGCTGCTGGCGGCGCGCGAGGTTGCGGGTTAG
- a CDS encoding alpha/beta hydrolase — protein sequence MIRKLVKFAVRSLLLLLVLACAAAIAFRLAAALRETADRDQIMPASGKTIATRSGRIFIQDKGDTQAIPVVLIHGTAAWSQLWWRTTDALTSSGFRVIALDLPPFGFSDRPGDYTRGAQAARIDNILTTLGVTKAIIVGHSFGAGTALEYVMRHPDRTRGLVLVDAALGLTAPPSDPPWLLHPRWIRELLVSLTVTNPLATKTLLSQLIANKAAADAQTIGILQTPMRLKNSTADIADWLLYFTSADRGALSADRRAVAGIAAPTALLWGDKDTVTPLAQARDLQTLLPKASLDVLPGLGHIPQIEDSIAFNKALIAALRGM from the coding sequence ATGATACGCAAGCTCGTCAAGTTCGCCGTTCGAAGCCTGCTCCTGCTGCTTGTCCTGGCATGCGCGGCGGCGATCGCGTTTCGATTGGCCGCGGCGCTGCGCGAGACCGCGGACCGCGACCAGATCATGCCGGCCTCCGGCAAGACGATCGCGACGCGCTCCGGACGGATCTTCATCCAGGACAAGGGTGACACTCAGGCCATCCCCGTGGTCCTGATTCACGGCACCGCCGCGTGGAGCCAATTGTGGTGGCGAACCACCGATGCGCTGACGTCGTCAGGCTTTCGCGTGATCGCGCTCGATCTGCCGCCGTTCGGCTTCTCGGACCGGCCGGGCGATTACACTCGCGGCGCGCAGGCGGCGCGGATCGACAATATCCTCACCACCCTCGGCGTTACCAAAGCCATCATTGTCGGACATTCCTTTGGTGCCGGCACAGCCCTGGAATACGTGATGCGCCATCCGGACCGCACGCGTGGCCTGGTGCTCGTCGATGCTGCACTGGGCCTGACCGCTCCGCCGAGCGACCCGCCATGGCTGCTTCATCCGCGATGGATCCGCGAGCTCCTGGTATCACTGACCGTTACCAATCCGCTGGCCACCAAGACCCTGCTGTCACAACTGATCGCGAACAAAGCCGCTGCGGATGCTCAGACCATCGGCATCCTGCAGACACCGATGCGGCTGAAGAACAGCACCGCCGACATCGCCGACTGGCTGTTGTATTTCACCAGCGCCGATCGCGGCGCGCTGAGTGCGGATCGCCGCGCCGTCGCAGGCATCGCGGCGCCCACCGCCCTGCTCTGGGGCGACAAGGACACCGTCACCCCATTGGCGCAAGCCAGGGATCTACAGACACTGTTGCCGAAGGCGTCGCTCGACGTCCTGCCGGGGCTCGGCCACATCCCGCAAATCGAAGATTCGATCGCGTTCAACAAAGCCCTGATCGCAGCGCTCCGCGGGATGTAA
- a CDS encoding LysR family transcriptional regulator, whose protein sequence is MSRMDVNRSGEMEVFVRVVDLGGFSAAARTFRMTPSAVSKLLARLESRLGVRLVNRSTRKLQLTPEGSAYYERAIRILEDINAAEREATTGATPRGRLRVNTSVPFGLHRLLPLLPGFIKRYPGVSVDVSLTDTVVDLMEERADVAIRVGPLRESRLLARKLGESPMVVVAAPSYLAEHGTPRTPADLEHHNMLGFCFIKQVEGWPFRDDSGKTVSVLPSGNSLVSDGEAMQRLVVAGMGLARLTRFHVRTDIDAGRLVPVLEDFNPGDLEAIHAVFVGHGGQLPARVRAFLDYLVEHVKL, encoded by the coding sequence ATGTCGCGAATGGACGTCAATCGCTCCGGCGAGATGGAAGTTTTCGTTCGCGTGGTCGATCTCGGCGGCTTTTCCGCCGCCGCCCGCACCTTCCGGATGACCCCCTCGGCGGTCAGCAAGCTGCTGGCCCGGCTGGAAAGCCGGCTAGGGGTGCGGCTGGTCAACCGCTCGACGCGAAAACTGCAGCTGACCCCGGAGGGCAGCGCCTATTACGAGCGCGCGATCCGGATCCTTGAGGACATCAATGCCGCCGAGCGCGAAGCCACCACGGGAGCGACACCACGCGGCCGGCTGCGGGTCAACACCAGTGTGCCCTTCGGCCTGCACCGGCTGTTGCCGCTGCTGCCCGGCTTCATCAAGCGCTACCCCGGCGTCAGTGTCGACGTGTCGCTCACCGACACCGTGGTCGACCTGATGGAGGAGCGGGCCGACGTCGCCATCCGCGTCGGACCGTTACGTGAATCGCGGCTGCTCGCGCGCAAACTCGGCGAAAGCCCGATGGTGGTGGTGGCGGCGCCGTCCTATCTCGCCGAGCACGGCACGCCGCGAACGCCGGCGGATCTCGAGCACCACAACATGCTTGGGTTCTGCTTCATCAAGCAGGTCGAGGGCTGGCCGTTCCGCGATGACAGCGGCAAAACCGTCAGCGTTTTACCATCGGGCAATTCGCTGGTCAGCGACGGCGAAGCCATGCAGCGGCTGGTGGTCGCCGGCATGGGCCTGGCGCGGCTGACGCGCTTTCACGTCAGGACCGATATCGATGCCGGCCGATTGGTCCCGGTGCTGGAAGACTTCAACCCCGGCGATCTCGAAGCGATCCACGCGGTGTTCGTCGGCCATGGCGGCCAGCTGCCCGCGCGTGTCCGGGCGTTCCTGGATTATCTGGTGGAGCATGTGAAATTGTAG
- a CDS encoding MFS transporter, whose translation MPLALYALTAGAFGIGVTEFVIMGLLIQVGADLGVSIPAAGLLISGYALGVVVGAPIMTIATSRWPRKTALLVLMAIFTIGNAACAIAPDYWTLMAARVLTAFAHGTFFGVGSVVATSLVAPNKKASAIAVMFTGLTVANILGVPFGTWLGQGFGWRATFWGVTVVGLAALAVIAAFVPRDTAVQEPTKLRDDLAVLGRRSVLVGLLTTVLSWVGVFAVFTYIAPILTRITGFQDAVVSPILLVFGAGLVAGNLVGGRLADRKLMPTLFGSLLGLTVVLGLMTFAIHSQIAAVVFVGLLGFAAFATVPPLQMWVLEKAHGAGQSLASSFNIAAFNLGNAIGAWLGGIVITHGPGLGAIPWVAALVPLAGLLLALFNQQLDQRRVQAVPAE comes from the coding sequence ATGCCACTTGCACTCTATGCGCTCACCGCCGGCGCTTTCGGAATTGGCGTCACTGAATTCGTCATCATGGGTCTGCTGATCCAGGTCGGCGCCGATCTCGGCGTCTCGATCCCCGCGGCAGGCCTGCTGATTTCCGGCTACGCGCTCGGCGTCGTGGTCGGCGCGCCGATCATGACCATCGCCACCAGCCGCTGGCCACGCAAAACCGCGCTGCTGGTGCTGATGGCGATCTTCACCATCGGCAATGCAGCGTGCGCGATCGCGCCGGACTACTGGACGCTGATGGCCGCGCGGGTGCTGACGGCGTTCGCGCACGGCACCTTCTTCGGCGTCGGCTCGGTGGTCGCAACCAGTCTCGTTGCGCCCAACAAGAAGGCCTCGGCCATCGCCGTGATGTTCACCGGGCTGACCGTGGCCAACATTCTCGGTGTTCCCTTCGGCACCTGGCTCGGCCAGGGCTTCGGCTGGCGCGCGACCTTCTGGGGAGTGACGGTGGTCGGTCTGGCCGCATTGGCCGTGATCGCGGCGTTCGTTCCCCGTGATACGGCCGTGCAGGAACCCACGAAGTTGCGTGATGATCTCGCGGTGCTGGGACGTCGCTCGGTGCTGGTGGGACTCTTGACCACCGTGTTGAGCTGGGTCGGCGTGTTCGCGGTCTTCACTTACATCGCGCCGATCCTGACCCGCATCACTGGTTTTCAGGATGCTGTGGTGTCGCCGATCCTGCTGGTGTTTGGCGCGGGCCTTGTGGCCGGCAACCTGGTCGGTGGCCGCCTTGCTGACCGCAAGTTGATGCCGACGCTGTTTGGCAGCCTGCTCGGGCTCACCGTCGTGCTGGGGCTGATGACGTTCGCCATCCACAGCCAGATCGCAGCGGTTGTCTTTGTCGGCCTGCTCGGTTTCGCGGCATTCGCCACGGTGCCGCCATTGCAGATGTGGGTGCTGGAGAAGGCTCATGGTGCTGGCCAGAGCCTCGCCTCCAGCTTCAACATCGCCGCGTTCAATCTCGGCAACGCGATCGGCGCCTGGCTCGGCGGCATCGTGATCACCCATGGCCCCGGCCTCGGCGCCATTCCATGGGTTGCGGCCCTGGTGCCGCTTGCCGGACTGCTGCTGGCGCTGTTCAACCAGCAACTGGACCAGCGCCGCGTTCAGGCTGTTCCTGCGGAATGA
- a CDS encoding helix-turn-helix transcriptional regulator has product MDALDRLDGPAVIALWGSDDPADAFKLGTREHDWHAHLRGQIFCIESGLIHVRTRHGSWLLPPNRAGWMPPGEQHKVSISGALSGWSVLITPDSCSGLPTRPCVIGTSELMRALVRRAASWPSDHDLAPEQARLLAVLMDEVRRSPQQPLHLPMPSNERLVRIATALLNRPSDNRTLDEWAQWAGLSSRTMRRLFVAETGSSFAQWRQQARLTHALERLAQGEPVALVADTLGYASPSNFIAMFRRCYGDSPAHYFASKKPAF; this is encoded by the coding sequence TTGGACGCCCTCGACCGCCTCGACGGGCCGGCCGTCATCGCGCTGTGGGGCTCGGATGACCCTGCCGACGCTTTCAAGCTGGGCACGCGGGAACATGACTGGCACGCCCACCTGCGCGGCCAGATCTTCTGCATCGAGAGCGGGCTGATCCACGTGCGCACCCGGCACGGCTCGTGGCTGCTGCCGCCCAACCGCGCCGGCTGGATGCCACCCGGCGAACAGCACAAGGTGAGCATCAGCGGCGCACTGAGCGGCTGGAGCGTGCTGATCACACCCGACAGCTGCAGCGGGCTGCCAACGCGCCCGTGTGTGATCGGCACCAGCGAGCTGATGCGCGCGCTGGTGCGGCGTGCGGCGTCATGGCCGAGCGATCATGACCTTGCGCCCGAACAGGCGCGTCTGCTTGCCGTGTTGATGGATGAAGTTCGACGATCACCGCAGCAGCCGCTGCATCTGCCGATGCCATCGAATGAGCGACTGGTGCGCATCGCGACCGCGCTTTTGAATCGTCCCAGCGATAACCGCACGCTGGACGAATGGGCGCAATGGGCCGGCCTGTCGTCGCGCACCATGCGGCGGTTGTTTGTTGCAGAGACCGGCTCGAGTTTTGCGCAGTGGCGCCAGCAGGCGCGGCTGACGCATGCGCTGGAGCGGCTGGCGCAAGGTGAACCGGTGGCGCTGGTCGCCGATACCCTGGGCTACGCATCGCCCAGCAACTTCATCGCCATGTTCCGCCGCTGCTACGGCGATTCCCCGGCGCATTATTTCGCCAGCAAAAAGCCGGCCTTCTAG
- a CDS encoding NAD(P)/FAD-dependent oxidoreductase, which yields MSRNQFQETGRVAIIGAGLGGLCLAQGLRRAGITVDVYERDAAPDSRDQGYRIRINDCGQRALAQCLPDHLYRLFCDTCARSETGGRFCDPQLVPVTGRAAGTWRPSVVDTTGAQEEELAERGDLSANRQTLREILLCGLLDRVHFGKSFRRFDLKSDGKVAIAFEDGSSVQSDIVVAADGVGSPVRAQRWPHARAADTGSVCIYGTTRLSPEIRSLIAPSLLRGTSVIFADGFALIVDAMRFRQSPVTAGWLCDGSLSPVEDYLYWAFIGPRDCFGFDESGDLPPAGPALRSIVACRTYDWHPGLRAMFEHGERSSLAMLPVRSVVLQAAWIPTPVTILGDAAHAMSPAGGLGANTALDDAARLAGRLEEAAAGDLSPLAAIAAYEHDMRLRAGAAIQLSQQGAARLFSPA from the coding sequence GTGAGCCGGAATCAGTTTCAGGAGACGGGACGCGTTGCGATCATCGGGGCCGGGCTTGGCGGCCTCTGTCTTGCGCAGGGACTGCGGCGCGCCGGCATAACCGTCGACGTCTATGAGCGGGACGCCGCGCCCGACAGCCGCGACCAAGGATACCGGATCCGGATCAACGATTGCGGCCAGCGCGCGCTGGCGCAGTGCCTTCCCGACCATCTCTACCGGCTGTTTTGCGATACCTGTGCGAGGTCCGAGACCGGCGGGCGGTTCTGCGATCCGCAACTCGTGCCGGTGACGGGACGTGCGGCCGGGACTTGGCGTCCCTCCGTGGTCGACACCACGGGCGCGCAAGAGGAGGAGTTGGCGGAGCGGGGCGATCTCAGCGCCAACCGCCAGACCCTGCGCGAAATCCTGCTGTGCGGATTGCTGGACCGGGTGCATTTCGGCAAGTCGTTCCGCCGCTTCGACCTGAAGAGCGACGGCAAGGTTGCGATCGCCTTCGAGGATGGCAGCTCGGTTCAGTCCGACATCGTGGTGGCTGCGGATGGCGTCGGCTCGCCGGTGCGGGCGCAGCGCTGGCCGCATGCGCGGGCCGCCGACACTGGCTCCGTTTGCATCTACGGCACGACACGGCTTTCGCCCGAGATCCGGTCGCTGATCGCGCCGTCATTGTTGAGGGGAACGTCGGTGATTTTCGCCGATGGCTTCGCACTCATCGTCGACGCCATGCGTTTTCGGCAATCGCCGGTCACGGCCGGATGGCTGTGTGATGGTTCGCTCAGCCCCGTCGAGGACTATCTGTACTGGGCCTTCATCGGTCCGCGCGACTGCTTCGGCTTTGACGAGAGCGGCGATTTGCCGCCGGCGGGGCCGGCGCTGCGTTCGATCGTGGCGTGCCGCACCTACGACTGGCACCCCGGCCTGAGGGCGATGTTCGAACACGGCGAGCGATCGTCGCTTGCGATGCTGCCCGTCAGGAGCGTCGTGCTGCAGGCGGCCTGGATACCGACGCCGGTGACGATTCTGGGCGATGCGGCCCATGCGATGAGTCCCGCCGGTGGCCTCGGCGCCAATACCGCACTGGACGACGCAGCGCGGCTTGCCGGGCGGCTGGAGGAGGCGGCCGCCGGCGACCTCTCTCCTCTCGCAGCGATCGCGGCCTATGAGCACGACATGCGCTTGCGTGCAGGCGCTGCGATCCAGCTTTCACAACAGGGCGCGGCGCGCCTGTTTTCACCAGCATAG
- the murC gene encoding UDP-N-acetylmuramate--L-alanine ligase → MRLPREIGPIHFVGIGGIGMSGIAEVLNNLGYTVRGSDVAESANVKRLRDNGIAVVVGHAADNVAGAGVMVVSSAIKRDNPELMAARAQRIPVVRRAEMLAELMRLKSCVAIAGTHGKTTTTSMVATLLDAGNLDPTVINGGIINAYGTNARLGAGEWMVVEADESDGTFLKLPADVAIVTNVDPEHLDHFKTFDAVQEAFRNFVESVPFYGFAVMCIDHPVVQTLVGKIEDRRIITYGENPQADVRLMNLAAANGGSTFKVSFRNRKDGSTHEIDKLVLPMPGRHNASNATAAIAVAHELGLSDDAIRKALAGFGGVKRRFTKTGDWNGVTVIDDYGHHPVEIAAVLRAARDSTKNKVIAVVQPHRYTRLQSLFEEFCTCFNDADTVIVADVYPAGEAPIAGIDRDHFVLGLRAHGHREVIPLKDSTQLAEVVRGVAMSGDYVVCLGAGNITQWAYALPAELKALETAN, encoded by the coding sequence ATGAGACTGCCCCGCGAAATCGGACCTATTCACTTCGTCGGGATCGGCGGCATCGGCATGAGCGGCATTGCCGAGGTGCTGAACAATCTCGGCTATACGGTGCGCGGCTCCGATGTGGCCGAGAGCGCCAACGTCAAGCGCCTGCGTGACAACGGCATCGCTGTCGTCGTCGGCCATGCGGCCGACAATGTGGCCGGCGCCGGTGTCATGGTGGTCTCGTCCGCCATCAAGCGCGACAATCCGGAATTGATGGCGGCGCGCGCCCAGCGCATTCCGGTGGTGCGCCGTGCCGAGATGCTGGCCGAGCTGATGCGGCTGAAGAGCTGTGTCGCGATCGCCGGCACCCACGGCAAGACCACCACCACCTCGATGGTGGCGACGCTGCTCGATGCCGGCAATCTCGATCCCACCGTGATCAATGGCGGCATCATCAATGCCTACGGCACCAATGCGCGGCTCGGCGCCGGCGAGTGGATGGTGGTGGAAGCCGACGAGAGCGACGGCACCTTCCTGAAGCTGCCCGCCGATGTCGCCATCGTCACCAATGTCGATCCCGAGCATCTCGATCACTTCAAGACCTTCGATGCGGTGCAGGAAGCGTTCCGCAATTTCGTCGAGAGCGTGCCGTTCTACGGCTTCGCCGTGATGTGCATCGATCATCCGGTGGTGCAGACCCTGGTTGGCAAGATCGAAGACCGCCGCATCATCACCTATGGCGAGAACCCGCAGGCCGACGTTCGCCTGATGAATCTCGCCGCCGCCAATGGCGGTTCGACTTTCAAGGTGTCGTTCCGCAATCGCAAGGACGGCTCGACCCACGAAATCGACAAGCTGGTGCTGCCGATGCCGGGGCGCCACAACGCGTCCAATGCGACCGCGGCGATCGCTGTGGCCCACGAACTCGGGCTTTCCGATGATGCCATCCGCAAGGCGCTGGCCGGCTTTGGCGGTGTCAAGCGCCGCTTCACCAAGACCGGCGACTGGAACGGCGTCACCGTGATCGACGACTACGGCCATCACCCGGTCGAGATCGCCGCCGTGCTGCGCGCCGCGCGCGACTCGACCAAGAACAAGGTGATCGCCGTGGTGCAGCCGCACCGCTACACCCGCCTGCAATCCCTGTTCGAAGAATTCTGCACCTGCTTCAACGACGCCGATACCGTCATCGTCGCCGACGTCTATCCGGCGGGCGAGGCGCCGATCGCGGGCATCGACCGCGATCATTTCGTGCTGGGGCTGCGCGCCCACGGCCATCGTGAGGTGATTCCGCTGAAAGATTCGACACAGCTCGCCGAGGTGGTTCGCGGCGTGGCCATGAGTGGCGACTATGTCGTCTGTCTTGGCGCCGGCAACATCACCCAGTGGGCCTATGCGCTTCCGGCGGAATTGAAAGCGTTGGAGACGGCGAATTGA
- the murB gene encoding UDP-N-acetylmuramate dehydrogenase, whose protein sequence is MSFPDLLPTLTSAMPDLRGRLLGNEGLAALTWFRVGGPAQVLFTPADEDDLAYFLARLPQDIPVYPIGVGSNLIVRDGGVPGVVIRLSPRGFGEAKADGDTVRAGTAALDKRVAETAAAANISGLEFYFGIPGSIGGALRMNAGANGGETKDVLVEARGVTRAGDIRTFSNADMKFVYRNSGVEDGVIFTSALYRGRISDPEAIRARMAEVQNHRETAQPIREKTGGSTFKNPAGHSAWKLIDVAGLRGFRVGGAQVSEMHCNFLINTGDATGHDIETLGETVRTKVKETSGIELHWEIKRIGINGRA, encoded by the coding sequence TTGAGCTTTCCCGACCTGCTTCCCACTCTGACCTCCGCAATGCCCGACCTGCGCGGGCGATTGCTCGGCAATGAAGGTCTCGCGGCACTGACCTGGTTTCGTGTCGGCGGCCCCGCACAGGTGCTGTTCACACCGGCGGATGAAGACGATCTGGCTTATTTCCTGGCGCGGTTGCCGCAGGACATCCCGGTCTATCCGATTGGCGTCGGCTCCAACCTGATCGTGCGCGACGGTGGCGTGCCGGGCGTGGTGATCCGGTTGTCGCCGCGTGGCTTTGGCGAGGCCAAGGCGGATGGCGACACCGTGCGCGCCGGCACCGCGGCCCTCGACAAACGCGTGGCGGAGACGGCGGCGGCCGCCAACATCAGCGGGCTCGAATTCTATTTCGGCATTCCCGGCTCGATCGGCGGTGCGCTGCGCATGAACGCCGGCGCCAATGGCGGCGAGACCAAGGATGTGCTGGTGGAAGCGCGGGGTGTGACGCGCGCCGGCGATATCAGAACCTTCTCCAACGCCGACATGAAGTTCGTCTATCGCAACAGCGGCGTCGAGGATGGCGTGATCTTTACGTCTGCGCTGTATCGCGGTCGCATCAGTGATCCCGAAGCGATCCGCGCGCGGATGGCCGAGGTGCAAAACCATCGCGAGACCGCGCAGCCGATCCGGGAAAAGACCGGCGGTTCGACCTTCAAGAATCCGGCAGGACACAGCGCCTGGAAGCTGATCGATGTCGCCGGCCTGCGGGGCTTCCGTGTCGGCGGCGCCCAGGTCTCGGAGATGCATTGCAATTTCCTGATCAACACCGGCGACGCCACCGGTCACGACATCGAGACATTGGGCGAGACCGTGCGCACGAAGGTCAAAGAGACCTCCGGAATTGAGCTGCACTGGGAAATCAAGCGGATCGGAATCAACGGACGGGCATGA
- a CDS encoding ATP-grasp domain-containing protein, whose protein sequence is MRTTILFGGTNKERLVSVASAQALHAALPDADLWFWDIDDTVHQVQSEQLLGHLKPFEDPFKPGDRGFGLEQALDQAKDEGRVLVLGLHGGRAENGELQAMCEIRGIRFTGSGSAASNLAFDKIAAKRFVATAGVEAPAAVTLDNMEGAFAQYGRLIAKPARDGSSYGLIFVNSTQDLVAVRTAAKTEDYVVEPFIAGVEATCGVLEQSDGSLISLPPIEIIPADGGFGFDYRAKYLAKATQEICPGRFSQEITALLMDKALRAHRVLSCRGYSRTDFIISDKGPIYLETNTLPGLTKASLYPKALKAQGIEFVDFLHDQIALAEKRTQIQP, encoded by the coding sequence ATGCGCACGACCATTCTTTTCGGCGGCACCAACAAGGAGCGTCTGGTATCGGTGGCGTCCGCTCAGGCCCTGCACGCGGCTTTGCCCGACGCCGACCTGTGGTTCTGGGACATCGACGACACGGTGCATCAGGTGCAATCCGAACAACTGCTCGGTCATCTCAAGCCGTTCGAGGATCCGTTCAAGCCCGGCGATCGCGGTTTCGGTCTGGAGCAGGCGCTGGACCAGGCGAAGGATGAGGGGCGGGTGCTGGTGCTCGGCCTGCACGGCGGCCGGGCCGAGAACGGCGAGCTGCAGGCGATGTGCGAAATCCGCGGCATCCGGTTTACGGGGTCCGGTTCGGCGGCATCGAATCTCGCCTTCGACAAGATCGCCGCCAAACGGTTTGTCGCCACTGCGGGGGTCGAAGCGCCTGCCGCTGTGACATTGGACAATATGGAGGGCGCGTTCGCGCAGTACGGCCGGTTGATCGCCAAGCCCGCGCGGGATGGATCGAGCTACGGTCTCATTTTCGTCAATTCGACCCAGGACCTCGTTGCGGTCCGGACCGCAGCAAAGACCGAAGACTATGTGGTCGAGCCGTTCATCGCCGGCGTGGAGGCGACGTGCGGGGTGCTGGAGCAGTCCGATGGGTCGCTGATATCGCTGCCGCCGATCGAGATCATTCCGGCGGACGGCGGTTTCGGCTTCGACTACCGGGCCAAGTATCTGGCGAAAGCGACCCAGGAAATCTGCCCCGGGCGGTTTTCGCAGGAGATCACGGCCCTGTTGATGGACAAGGCGCTCAGGGCGCACCGGGTGCTGTCGTGCCGCGGCTATTCCCGAACCGACTTCATCATCTCGGACAAGGGGCCGATCTACCTCGAAACCAACACCCTGCCGGGCCTGACCAAGGCCTCGCTCTACCCGAAGGCGCTGAAGGCGCAGGGGATCGAATTCGTCGATTTCCTGCATGACCAGATCGCGCTGGCCGAAAAGCGGACCCAGATACAGCCGTGA
- a CDS encoding cell division protein FtsQ/DivIB, with protein sequence MDGGGRLARSLRQKGPQSEQTTTTARRAAPRAARAADRSRRMSYRTAAQDEDMPRFLVQLQRQLPRRFGLFATLFILLASLVLGVVKGNHVDDVVSTLSDARNAAANAVGFRITNVAISGRKQLTQDEVLAIGGVTGRSSLLFLDAATVRDKLKSSPWIADATVLKLYPGQLQIDITERKAFALWQQDGALSVIAEDGAVLEPWVSRRFTSLPLVVGKGAATRAKDFLTLLAQYPQVRSAVKAIVFVGERRWNLRLADGLDVRLPEAGLESSLALLSKLDKEDRLFSRDITAIDLRLPDRVTVRLSDDAGKARDELLKDKKPKRKASDA encoded by the coding sequence ATGGATGGTGGAGGACGCCTCGCTCGGTCGCTGAGACAGAAGGGGCCCCAATCCGAACAGACGACGACAACGGCGCGACGCGCTGCGCCGCGGGCTGCGCGCGCGGCTGACCGTTCGCGTCGCATGAGCTATCGCACCGCCGCCCAGGACGAGGACATGCCGCGTTTCCTGGTGCAGCTGCAGCGCCAGCTGCCGCGCCGGTTCGGGCTGTTCGCTACACTCTTTATATTGCTGGCCTCTCTCGTGCTCGGCGTGGTGAAGGGCAACCATGTCGACGACGTGGTGTCGACCCTGAGCGATGCCCGCAACGCAGCGGCCAATGCCGTCGGGTTCCGCATCACCAATGTCGCCATCAGCGGCCGCAAGCAGCTGACCCAGGATGAAGTGCTGGCGATCGGTGGCGTCACCGGCCGCTCGTCGCTGCTGTTCCTCGACGCCGCGACCGTGCGCGACAAGCTCAAGTCCAGCCCCTGGATCGCCGATGCCACCGTTCTCAAGCTCTATCCGGGACAACTGCAGATCGACATCACCGAGCGCAAGGCGTTCGCTCTCTGGCAGCAGGACGGCGCGCTATCGGTGATCGCCGAGGACGGCGCGGTGCTGGAGCCCTGGGTGTCCCGCCGTTTCACCTCGCTGCCGCTGGTGGTGGGCAAGGGCGCCGCAACCCGGGCCAAGGATTTCCTCACTTTGCTGGCGCAGTATCCGCAGGTGCGCTCCGCCGTGAAGGCCATCGTGTTCGTTGGCGAGCGCCGCTGGAATCTGCGCCTGGCCGACGGTCTTGACGTGCGGCTGCCGGAAGCCGGGCTCGAGAGCTCGCTGGCGCTGCTGTCGAAGCTCGACAAGGAAGACCGGCTGTTCTCCCGCGATATCACCGCCATCGACCTGCGGCTGCCGGATCGCGTCACCGTCCGGCTGTCCGACGATGCGGGCAAGGCGCGGGACGAGCTGCTCAAAGACAAGAAGCCGAAACGCAAGGCCAGTGACGCATGA